Genomic segment of Rhodocaloribacter litoris:
TGCCCGTCGGGTTGGAGTTCGGTGCCACTGATCAGATAAAAGGCGCCGTCCAGGGCAGCGGCAACGGCATTGAACCGGGCCGACCCCGGCCAGGGTGGCAGGGCGCGCCAGCCCGCCTCGACTGCCGTGAGGTCGAGGGCCCAGAACTGCCGCTGTGCGACAGAGTCGGCCGGGTGTTCGAGGCCACCGGCAACATAGATCGTCTCGCCGGCTCGGGCTGCCGCTGCGAACGCGATGGGCCGGGGCAGCGGCGGCAGCGTCCGCTCCTGTACCAGGCGCCCGCGCTCCCAGCGGAGCGAGAGCACATCGGAAACGTGTTGCCGGGCGTCGCCGCCACCCAGGCAGAGTACGGTGTCGTCCAGCGTCAGCGCAGCGCTGTAGCCACGGGGCGCGTCGAGCGCATAGCCGGTGTGCCAGACGTAGTCGCCACCGGGCGTCTGCTCCAGCACGTAGACGGAATCGGTCCAGACCTTTGTACCGCCCTCAAAGAGCGAGACCGGGAAGTGGGCTCCACCGGCTACGATCAGGGCCCCGTTGGACACGCCCGCACAGGCACCGGCCACCCCGAGCGGTTCCGGCAAATCCGGCAGTGCCTCCCAGTCGTAAAGCCGCCCCTGTGCCCGTGCAGCGTGGAACCCGCTGAGGCCAACCCCGATGGTCAGCAGCCAGATCGCCAGGAACAGGGTACGTCTAGCTATCATGATCGGAACTTTCCCCGTTGGCGTGGTCCAGATCCAGCTGGTTCTCGAGGACCCTTCGGAAGTGATTATCTAGATGCAGGCGCATGGCCCGGCGATACTCGTCGGGGGTGCCACTGCGCAAGATGTCTACTAGGCCGCGGTGGCTGATGAACGGCCGGGTCGGGTCGTGTCTGGCCTGTAAGGCTTTGTCGTGTACATACCCAAAGATGGGGAGAAGCAGAGTCTGAAAACGCTGAAGGGTCCGGTTTCCGGAGATCTCATAGAGTTTGCCATGGAAACGGGCCTCGAACTCGATATCGAAGAGGAAAGCACTCCCACCCTCCGGTTCGTCTTTCACAATTTCCTCAAGCTCCCGAAGATCTTTTTGCTGGAGACGAGAAAAGACTAGGTCGGCCATTCCTACCTCAAGAACGAGCCGAAGCTCGAACAAATCTTTAAGTGTTTCTTGGTCGAGAATCTGCGGTTGTAGGACGCGTTCTATGTTGGTGAGTACATCAGGATGGGTTACGACACTTCCTTTGCGCTTATTGGACTCGATTAGCCCCCGCACCTTTAGACGGGTCAGGGCTTCGCGGACAACCGTGCGGCTGACACCAAAAGCGTCGGCCAGTTCGGTTTCTTTGGGTAAAACATCACCGACTTTGACTTCGTTGCTGGCGAGAAAGTCCATGAGCTGGATTTCGACCAGGTCCACCAGCGAATGCGTCGGGATGGGTTTGATCCGATGCTTCATCGTTTACGTGCCCGGTTTTCGTGTACAGGGGAAAGGCAAGCTCGCGTGAATATATGTATGTCATAATCGCTCCAGGCGTTGCACGGTGTGAGATGGTATAGAAAAGTTCACCGATCGACGTATTTCCTGATGACCTCATACCACCGGAGGTAGCCTCTGCCGTTGAGGTGCAGTCCGTCGGACGAGAGCTCTTTCATGAGCTGTCCGGACGCGTCGCGCATGGCCGAAGCCACATCCACGTAGGTGACGCCGTCCCAGGTGACCAGGCCGACAAGGCGTTCGTTGAGGGCAAGAATGCGCTCGTTATGGCGGCTGCCGTCCTCTCGGCCATAGACGGGCAGCACACTCTGCAGGTAGATCTCCGTCCCGGGCGTTTGCCGGCGGATGGTGTCGATGATCTCAACGATCTTCGCATACACGTCCGCTACGGATTCGCCATGGGCCAGATCATTGGTACCGACCAGGAGGAAGATCTTTTCGGGATGACCGGAGGTAACCTCGTCGAGGCGGGCCAGGATGCCCCAGGCCGTGTCGCCGCTGATGCCGCGATTGGTTACCCGCGCCAGGCCGGTCAATTCCTGCCATTCGCAGCCTTCGGTGATGCTGTCTCCCAGGAAAACGATTTCCCCTTCGGGATTGGGAAGGCTACGAAACAGCGAGACCCGATGCTGCCAGTGGGGGCGCTGCACGACGAAGGCCGCCTGGCCGGAAACCGGTACCGGCAACAGACAACCTATCCCGGAAACAAGAATGATGACACAAAAAAATCGCATGGTTTGCATGCTTCTGATGGCAGCAGCGTCTAGCGGGTGTTTGCCGGCGTATCCGCACTATCGGTAAGCCATTCCAGCGAGAAGCGCACGAACACGTTTTCCGTGTAGTTGTCCTTCTCGAAGAGAATGCCGATGTCGCCGTTGGCCAGCACAGTCATCGACGGGTAGGCCGCGCTGCCCGGATAGATGGTTTTACCATAGGGCCAAGTCTGGCCCTCATCGTAGCTCAGGCGCACGGTCATGTTTTCCCTGGCGCTCGCGGAAGCGGCATTGGCGAAGAGGAGCCAGTTGCGCTCTGCTCCGTCTGCTGTGGAGGTGTAGCGGACGATACTGCCATTGACGCCCGGATCGATGAGCGTCGAATCTGGCCTCGAACTCCAGGTTTTTCCCTTGTCGTGTGAGCGATGGATCCACCGCACGCCAGCTTTATTGACCCGGCTGTTGATCATCCAGGTGCCATCGCTCAGTTCCACCACCTTGGACTCGTCGCCCGGTTTGATGGGCGTGTCAATGAGAAACCACGAGGCACCATGGTCATCGCTACCGAAAAGATGCAGTCCTCTGTTCAGGTTCACGAGTGTGTGCAGGAGCCACCTATCACGGGTCTGGATGCCACGTCCCGACGTGATGAACTTGAAGTCTTGATGCCATTCGGGCTTGGTTATCTGGGTCGTAATGTCCTCGGGCCCGTGCCAGGTTTTGCCGTTATCGTGGCTGCGCATGAGGTGCAGGTAGTAGACATCCGGCTCTTTCTCCAGGTCCATGAAATTGTAGAATAGAAATATTTCCCCCGTCACAGCATCCACGATCAATGATGGATCGGAGGCCGATTGTCCATCGGGAAAGTCCACGATAGTTTCGATCAGCGACCAGGTGTGGCCGCCATCGCTGCTTCGTCTCATCACAAGGTTAATGTTACGATTTCCCCTGAGGTCGGCGCACGAGGGTACGCGCTCGTCGATGACGGCGATCAGGTCCCCGTTGGGAGCCGTAGCGAGGGCAGGGATGCGATAGCAGGCAACCCCTTCTCGCATGCTTGTATTGAACAGGTCCTGATAGGTGATGACACCGGGGGCGATGCCAGCTGGTTGTTTTTGGGCACAGGCTGTCAGGGCAACCAGATACAGGCCGAGGCAGGTCAGGAAGCGCATGGGATGTGGCTTGGAGACGATGGATTCAATAGCCCGGGTTCTGTTCGATGCTGGGGTTCAGGCTAATAGTTGTCTGCGAGATTGGCCAGAGCAACAGGTGTTCTTGCCCTTCCCGTCCCTGCAGTGAGGGCACCAGCTCGAATGCTTTGCCGAAGCGTACGAGATCCCACCATCGTTTACCTTCGAAGGACAGTTCTAGGAGGCGTTCCTGCAGGATGGCATCGTCGTTATCCGCCTGGCTGCCGCTGACGAATTCATGGGCTGGGAACGCGTCGCCGTAGGCGCGTTGCCGGACCTGATTGATCTCGGGTGCTGGATCCTGACCGAGGCCGTTTTTGGCTTCGGCAATCATCAGCAGAACATCGGCATACCGGTAGAGAATCACATCGTCCAGGAACTTTCGAGACCCACTTTCTACGAAACCCCGGAATTTCCTCACGGCGGAAGCATAGAAGGTGGAGTCACCATTCTCCGTGAGGGTGTACAGCTCCACGAACGTGGCATTTTTGCGCTGGTCGTCCTCGGTGAACTGGTTACGGAGGAGCTCCGAGGGCGCCCAGCGGTTGAGACCGCCTCCGGTACCGATCAGGTTGCGCCCATACTCGGTAGCGTTCTCGGGGATTTGATCATCACGCACATACATTAAGTTGTTATAAGTTTCACCGGACTCCAGATCTCTGAAGTGAACAGCCATCAGAATCTCCCGGTTACCCTTGTTCGAATATCGGAAGATTTCGTCGTAGTTTTCGAGCAACCCGACGTCGGCAGACTGCGCGTTAAGGAGTGCGGCGAGGGCCGTATTCAGATCAGCGTTCCCGCCTCCCAGGCGCTTGGCCGTCCAGAGGTAGACATCCCCCTTCAGAGCTTCGACCGCCGGCTTTGACCATTCACAGCGGCAGGCAGGGAAGCCGTTGTCCGGGAACAGGGACAGCGCCGCCTCAATGTCTTCTTTGATGAGGTCGAATACCTCGCTCACACTGTTTCGTGGTCTGAATGTCTTCTCCGGGTCATACTCTTCGGTCGGCTCGGTCACGATGGGTACGCCGCCCCAGGTCCGGGCCATGATGAAGTACACGTAGGCCCGCATGGCGTGAGCTTGGGCCAGTATGCTGTTTTTCTGGGCTTCGCTGTTGAAATCGATACCGGGAACGTACTTCAAGAGCAGGTTGGCATCGTGCACGACCGTATAGAGGCGGAGCCAGTCGGGGCCTGCGAACGTGGCATCAAGCGTGTTGAGGAAGTAGCGTTCGCGGCCTTCGGACGCCTGTAGCCCGAAGGAGAGTTCTTCACTGCGGGCCGCACCCCAGATGTAGAGGTTCGAACTGGCCTGATCGCGGAACCGGGCGTACATGCCGTAAAGGGCGCCGGTCGCGTCGTCCGGGCCATTCCAGAAGGAATTGACGGTGATCTCACTGGTAGGTTTTACATCCAGGACGTTATCGCAACCGGTGGCAGTAATCGCCAGGCTCAGGAGCACGAGTATAGAAAAACGGGTCATGACGGGATCTCCAGTTTGGGTAGATGCTTCACCGAAGTTGGCCACGCTCAGAAGCCGATATTGACGCCCATCGTGATGGAACGCGGGAGTGGATACCGGCCATTGTCAGTGCCACCATCTTCGGGCAGCAAGCCCTTGTAGGCGGTGAAATAATGCAGGTTGCTGCCGGTCAGGTAGACCCTTGCGGAGGCTAAGCTGAGACGCTGCACCCATTTTTGCGGAAGCGTGTAGCTTGCGGTCACCTCCCGCAAGGCCAAGTAGTCTCCCTTCTCGTAATAGTACGAGGTGCCCCGGTTACCCCGGAAAATGTTGTTCTGTGCGAGCTGGTCGGCCCAGTAGTAGCGGGGGATGTTGGTTCGATCGCCTGGCTTTTGCCAGGAACGGAGCACTTCGTCGGTGAAGCCAATGTCTCCCTGCGTCTGGCCGTTGTATGCCAGGAGCGTCTGGTTGAAGATGGTGTGTCCCAATGCAAAATCCATCCGCACAGTCAGGGTGAGATTCTTGTAGGAGAAGGTGTTTATGATTCCTCCGGTCCAGTCCGGAAAAATGTTGCCGACGTAGACCTGATCTCGCGTGTCGATGATACCGTTGCCGTCCAGGTCGGCCAGGATGGCATCTCCGGCTTTTTTGGTCTTATCAGGGCCACTGATCAGCATGTCGAGTGGGGCATTGGCAGCCTCTTCGTCGGTGGCATAGACCCCTAGGTGTTTCCAGATGTACAGATCGCCAATAGGTTTGCCTTCCTGAAGGCCGCCGACCCACACGTACTTGCCCTGTTTAGGGTCGTATACTTCGATGCCGCCGATGCGGTTATTCTCGTTGCCGTTATCGGGCAACCTCAGAATCCTGTTCTGGTTGGTGGCGGCATTGAAGCTCGCGCGCCAATTGAGACCATTCGGGTTGTCAAAGATGCGGGCGTTGAACTCGAACTCGAAACCGCGATTTTCGAGGGAGCCTAGGTTGGTTAGAAGGCTGGAGAAGCCAGTAGACTGAGGTAGTTCGAGAGAGGTCAAAAGGTCACTTGTTACACGGCGATAGTAGTCGACGAGCAGCGTGATGCGGTCGTTCATCAGGCCAAGATCAAACCCGACATCTACGGTCTTTGATTTCTCCCATCTCAGGTTCTGGTTTGCCATCCGATTGTTTTGTATGGCGGCCGCCCCGCTGTACCGGGCTCCGACGCTGTAGAGGCCTTGGGCATGGAAGTCGGAGAGTCCTGAAATATTTCCGTTGACACCGTAGCTGGCGCGCAGCTTCAGGCTCGACATGAAGGCGGGCAGGGTGTTCCAGAAGCGTTCTCGGTGCAGGTTCCAGCCAGCCGAGATGCCGGGAAAAAAACCCCAGCGATTATTGGTTCCCAGGTTGGACGCCCCGTCATAACGGGCGGATGCCGAAAGCAGATATTTTTGCTTGTAGTCATAGGTTACCCGGCTGAAGTAGCCCAGAATAACCTGATCGGTCGAACTGCTCCACACACTTACGGGCTCGGAAGACGCATTTAGCGTGGGAACGAGGTCCGTGGAGGCTCCACGCCCGGAGGCACTCGCTTGATACAGCTTCCGATCGTAATAGGATGCTCCCAGCTTGGCCTGCAGGTTGTGATCCCTGCCTATGCTGGCATCGTAGGTGAGTACCCCGTCGATCTGCCGCTGCCAGTAGATGCTGTTAAAGGCGGAAGCGTCGCGTGAGTCCACAAACTGGGTCGGCGTGTTCCAGTAAGACATCTGGAAGGAGTTGTCAGTCGCCCTCACGGAATACAGCGAGGCCGAGGGCTCAAAGGTTAATCCGGGCCTAATCTCCCACAGGCCATGCAGCCCGAGCGTCATGCGGTCGACGCTGTTTTTCGCCTTGATCCGGCTCAGGTGGTAAAGTGGGTTTCCGATGCTTCGGTTCTGCCCCGGTGCAAGCGAGCCGTCTTCGTAGGTCAGTTTGGCCGTTGGAGGCAGTCCCAGGGCCCGCTGGAAGATCTGGAACTCGCTGAAGACGCGGTTGTCGCTGGCGTTGCTGTAGTTGAACTGGCCGTCAAAACTGAGGTTGTCCCTTACCTGCACACGGCCGCCCATGTCGACGGTCATTCGACGATAGCCGGTTCGAATCGTGATGCCTTCATTGTCGAGGTAACCGAAGCTGAGGTTGTAGGCAGCATCGGGACGGCCGCCGGAAATCGACAGGTAGTGGTTCTGCGTCAAGGCAGGGTCGAAAAGAACATCCTGCCAGTCGGTCTCTTTGAAGATGATCGTTTTGGTGGAGTCCAGCGGGTCCGGCATGCTTTCCCATCCCTCCTTGAGCTTGTGCTCGTTCTCTGGGGTCAGGTATTGTGTGGTGAAAGCCGTGCGGTTCGAGAGATCGTTTCCAGTGCCGAAGCCGACGGGGAGACCGAGGCGAAAGAGCACATCGGGACGTCGCTCTGCGGTGGCGGCCACCCCGAGGCGCCCGAAGTAGATATAGTCCCGCGCCGAAGCCAGCGGCATCCGCTTGCCCAGTTCAGAGATCTGCAGGCTCGACGAATAGTTGATCTGTGTACGCCCGGGCTTGGCGGACTTGGTGGTGATGATCACAACGCCGTTGGAGGCACGTGACCCATAGATGGCCGTCGCCGCTGCATCTTTGAGAACCTGGACGCTCTCGAAATCCAGCGCGTTCAGGTCATTGATGTTGTTTCGAATGACGCCGTCGACGATGTAAAGCGGTTCTGCAGCGTTTGGATTGTTGATTGACGTGCCTCCTCGGAGAATGACGCGCGGTGCAGCACCGGGTTGCCCGGTCGTCGTCTGGACCCGCAGACCCGGGATGGTACCCTGTAGGGCAGAGGCGGGATTTGCGTATGGGATGTATTGCAGGGCTAGGGTATCCAACTTGGAGATGGAGGTTGTGAGCGTTGCTCTGGATTGCTCTCCATAGCCAATGACCACCACTTCGTCGAGGTTGGAAATAGATACGGTCAGCGCGACATCGAGAACACTCCGATCTCCAAGTACCACTTCCTCTGTCTTGAAGCCAATGGCGCTAAAGACCAGTGTGGCACCTTCCGGTACCTTGAGGCTGTAACGACCGTCTAGGTCGGTTGCAGTCCCGATGGATGTTCCTTTTACCACGACATTGACACCTGGAAGGGGTTCTCCCGTGTCTTGAGCGGTTACTCTGCCGGTCACGACCCGGTCTTGTGCCTGTGCCTGCAAGGCAAGCACCAGTATCATAGCCGGCAGAAGCCATACGGAGCGGGCTACTGTGTTCATGGCGCCAAGCTTTGTTGGTTGGGGATGGCTTGTTCTTCTGAGGAAAAGAGGCTCAGGGACCTCGCAGAAGGCAAGATGTCGATCATCAATGCATTATGTATAACATAATTCAAAAAACTGGATCCGTCAAGAGAGGAAAGGGAAAAGTGGTCGGATTATGGATCGTGGAAATGAAGTGGATCGGGCTCTGGACGGTACGGACCGGGACGCCTATAGTATGAATTGCCGAACCCGCTCAACATCTGCGCGGTGCAGAGCTGTCTGCAAGACCCGTGTTTGCCGGGCGCGATAGAACCCCTTGAAGTGAAGGAATTGCGTCAAAGGGAAAACGCTTGAACATAATTGCCGCGGGTGTTTGCCCGGCGTTGTGTTCGGCGAGGCGTCGTTCGAGGTTGTACGTGTGGCCGATGTAGAGTCGGCCGGAGGAAGCCGATTGCCGGACGTAGACGTGGCAGTCCATGGCCGGCGCGGATACGAAAAGAGCCGCCCTCGTGCTGGAGAGCGGCTCGGTGTCGGGGTGGCGGGATTTGAACCCACGACCTCCTCGTCCCGAACGAGGCGCGCTACCGGGCTGCGCTACACCCCGAAAAGGTGGCCCTTCAACGCGGAGCGCGCGTCGAAGGATCCAAAAGCTACGAACCGCGGGCATCGTGATCCAACGGCATCCGGGCCTCCGGCCAAAGTTCAAGGTTTATCCATATAGCGATGGGAGGGGGCGGGCGAAAGGGCTGGCATAACTGATCCGGGGCGTCGTACCTTGGCCGGCCGGCACACGGCCTTCGTTTGTGTGTGCAAAAAAAGCGCTTTCACCTTTCGAACTCGTCGTTATGCATACCCTGCAGTTCCTTCGCCCTGTTGGTGCGTTGATCCTCGTCGTTCCCGTGCTTCTGGCGCTGGGTGCCTGTGAACGGCACGAAGATGCCGGCGGGTCGGTTGCCCGGGCGGCCGGACCCACCTTTGCCCTGGCCATCCATGGAGGGGCCGGCACCATCCGGCAGCGGGACATGACGCCGGAGCAGGAGGCCCGGTACCGTGCCGTGCTCGAACAGGCGCTTCGGGCGGGACACCGCATCCTGGCCGAAGGGGGGACGAGCCTCGATGCCGTCGTCGCCGCCGTCACGGTGCTCGAAGATTCGCCCCTCTTCAACGCGGGCAAGGGGGCCGTCTTCACCCATGAGGGCACGGTCGAACTCGACGCCGCGATCATGGACGGGGCCACGCGCAACGCCGGCGCCGTTGCCGGGGTGAAGCACATCCGCAACCCGATCCTTCTGGCCCGGCGCGTCATGGAGGCCTCGCCGCACGTGCTGATGATCGGCGAAGGGGCCGAGGCCTTTGCCCGCGAGCAGGGCTTCGAGATGGTTCCCAACGAGTACTTTTACACCGACCGGCGCCGGGCACAGCTGGAGCAGATCAGAGCCCGGGAGGACGACCTGGGGCGGGCGGTGCCGGCCGGGGAAACCCTCTCGCCCGGCGCCGACAAGTTCGGCACCGTCGGAGCGGTGGCGCTCGATCAGGCCGGCAACCTGGCGGCGGCCACCTCCACCGGGGGCATGGCCAACAAGCGCTTCGGCCGCGTCGGCGACGTGCCCGTCATCGGAGCGGGGACGTATGCGGACAATGCCACGTGTGCCGTCTCGGCCACCGGTCACGGCGAGTACTTCATCCGGGGCGTCGTCGCCCACGACATCGCCGCCATGATGGCCTACGGCGGCGCAACGCTGGAGACGGCGGCCC
This window contains:
- a CDS encoding FadR/GntR family transcriptional regulator, with amino-acid sequence MKHRIKPIPTHSLVDLVEIQLMDFLASNEVKVGDVLPKETELADAFGVSRTVVREALTRLKVRGLIESNKRKGSVVTHPDVLTNIERVLQPQILDQETLKDLFELRLVLEVGMADLVFSRLQQKDLRELEEIVKDEPEGGSAFLFDIEFEARFHGKLYEISGNRTLQRFQTLLLPIFGYVHDKALQARHDPTRPFISHRGLVDILRSGTPDEYRRAMRLHLDNHFRRVLENQLDLDHANGESSDHDS
- a CDS encoding GDSL-type esterase/lipase family protein, with protein sequence MQTMRFFCVIILVSGIGCLLPVPVSGQAAFVVQRPHWQHRVSLFRSLPNPEGEIVFLGDSITEGCEWQELTGLARVTNRGISGDTAWGILARLDEVTSGHPEKIFLLVGTNDLAHGESVADVYAKIVEIIDTIRRQTPGTEIYLQSVLPVYGREDGSRHNERILALNERLVGLVTWDGVTYVDVASAMRDASGQLMKELSSDGLHLNGRGYLRWYEVIRKYVDR
- a CDS encoding sialidase family protein; this translates as MRFLTCLGLYLVALTACAQKQPAGIAPGVITYQDLFNTSMREGVACYRIPALATAPNGDLIAVIDERVPSCADLRGNRNINLVMRRSSDGGHTWSLIETIVDFPDGQSASDPSLIVDAVTGEIFLFYNFMDLEKEPDVYYLHLMRSHDNGKTWHGPEDITTQITKPEWHQDFKFITSGRGIQTRDRWLLHTLVNLNRGLHLFGSDDHGASWFLIDTPIKPGDESKVVELSDGTWMINSRVNKAGVRWIHRSHDKGKTWSSRPDSTLIDPGVNGSIVRYTSTADGAERNWLLFANAASASARENMTVRLSYDEGQTWPYGKTIYPGSAAYPSMTVLANGDIGILFEKDNYTENVFVRFSLEWLTDSADTPANTR
- a CDS encoding RagB/SusD family nutrient uptake outer membrane protein — protein: MTRFSILVLLSLAITATGCDNVLDVKPTSEITVNSFWNGPDDATGALYGMYARFRDQASSNLYIWGAARSEELSFGLQASEGRERYFLNTLDATFAGPDWLRLYTVVHDANLLLKYVPGIDFNSEAQKNSILAQAHAMRAYVYFIMARTWGGVPIVTEPTEEYDPEKTFRPRNSVSEVFDLIKEDIEAALSLFPDNGFPACRCEWSKPAVEALKGDVYLWTAKRLGGGNADLNTALAALLNAQSADVGLLENYDEIFRYSNKGNREILMAVHFRDLESGETYNNLMYVRDDQIPENATEYGRNLIGTGGGLNRWAPSELLRNQFTEDDQRKNATFVELYTLTENGDSTFYASAVRKFRGFVESGSRKFLDDVILYRYADVLLMIAEAKNGLGQDPAPEINQVRQRAYGDAFPAHEFVSGSQADNDDAILQERLLELSFEGKRWWDLVRFGKAFELVPSLQGREGQEHLLLWPISQTTISLNPSIEQNPGY
- a CDS encoding SusC/RagA family TonB-linked outer membrane protein, whose amino-acid sequence is MNTVARSVWLLPAMILVLALQAQAQDRVVTGRVTAQDTGEPLPGVNVVVKGTSIGTATDLDGRYSLKVPEGATLVFSAIGFKTEEVVLGDRSVLDVALTVSISNLDEVVVIGYGEQSRATLTTSISKLDTLALQYIPYANPASALQGTIPGLRVQTTTGQPGAAPRVILRGGTSINNPNAAEPLYIVDGVIRNNINDLNALDFESVQVLKDAAATAIYGSRASNGVVIITTKSAKPGRTQINYSSSLQISELGKRMPLASARDYIYFGRLGVAATAERRPDVLFRLGLPVGFGTGNDLSNRTAFTTQYLTPENEHKLKEGWESMPDPLDSTKTIIFKETDWQDVLFDPALTQNHYLSISGGRPDAAYNLSFGYLDNEGITIRTGYRRMTVDMGGRVQVRDNLSFDGQFNYSNASDNRVFSEFQIFQRALGLPPTAKLTYEDGSLAPGQNRSIGNPLYHLSRIKAKNSVDRMTLGLHGLWEIRPGLTFEPSASLYSVRATDNSFQMSYWNTPTQFVDSRDASAFNSIYWQRQIDGVLTYDASIGRDHNLQAKLGASYYDRKLYQASASGRGASTDLVPTLNASSEPVSVWSSSTDQVILGYFSRVTYDYKQKYLLSASARYDGASNLGTNNRWGFFPGISAGWNLHRERFWNTLPAFMSSLKLRASYGVNGNISGLSDFHAQGLYSVGARYSGAAAIQNNRMANQNLRWEKSKTVDVGFDLGLMNDRITLLVDYYRRVTSDLLTSLELPQSTGFSSLLTNLGSLENRGFEFEFNARIFDNPNGLNWRASFNAATNQNRILRLPDNGNENNRIGGIEVYDPKQGKYVWVGGLQEGKPIGDLYIWKHLGVYATDEEAANAPLDMLISGPDKTKKAGDAILADLDGNGIIDTRDQVYVGNIFPDWTGGIINTFSYKNLTLTVRMDFALGHTIFNQTLLAYNGQTQGDIGFTDEVLRSWQKPGDRTNIPRYYWADQLAQNNIFRGNRGTSYYYEKGDYLALREVTASYTLPQKWVQRLSLASARVYLTGSNLHYFTAYKGLLPEDGGTDNGRYPLPRSITMGVNIGF
- a CDS encoding GIY-YIG nuclease family protein, whose translation is MDCHVYVRQSASSGRLYIGHTYNLERRLAEHNAGQTPAAIMFKRFPFDAIPSLQGVLSRPANTGLADSSAPRRC
- a CDS encoding isoaspartyl peptidase/L-asparaginase family protein, translated to MHTLQFLRPVGALILVVPVLLALGACERHEDAGGSVARAAGPTFALAIHGGAGTIRQRDMTPEQEARYRAVLEQALRAGHRILAEGGTSLDAVVAAVTVLEDSPLFNAGKGAVFTHEGTVELDAAIMDGATRNAGAVAGVKHIRNPILLARRVMEASPHVLMIGEGAEAFAREQGFEMVPNEYFYTDRRRAQLEQIRAREDDLGRAVPAGETLSPGADKFGTVGAVALDQAGNLAAATSTGGMANKRFGRVGDVPVIGAGTYADNATCAVSATGHGEYFIRGVVAHDIAAMMAYGGATLETAARTVIMEKLTAMGGTGGVIALDRQGNVAMPFNTEGMYRGHIDAAGNVTIGIYGTD